The following are encoded together in the Synchiropus splendidus isolate RoL2022-P1 chromosome 7, RoL_Sspl_1.0, whole genome shotgun sequence genome:
- the LOC128762712 gene encoding izumo sperm-egg fusion protein 1, producing the protein MLLILVPLICCVSATSACLQCNEEVRNQHENYILLAPSLEEQLSLKQIMDEVYGRYEKTSMKWNGVIARGTLFRVREEYRNEFNKFLKKQGGGFQVGQFIQVVERANEILNQHMRNTELCFNQCGILRRRVMDCVKCRWIVHECPSPTGSVDCGVTQLKAMDGEFAKIDCNQPWHNFVFGSLVYDFSFAPGTTRDFTPMRRQSKPSVVLNMISVRNQGTYRCSLQNENQTIYEVEIYLAVTPRPPSRKLIPVPPEVLEPKTDFFLLQVNVMYCIVISFSSAMNIYIMKSLWVVIFERRKRNRWL; encoded by the exons ATGCTGCTCATTCTGGTGCCGTTGATCTGTTGCGTCTCTGCAACATCAGCTTGTCTTCAGTGTAATGAAGAGGTCAGAAACCAGCATGAGAACTACATCCTGTTGGCCCCATCACTCGAGGAGCAGCTGTCACTCAAGCAAATTATGGACGAGGTTTATGGCCGGTATGAAAAAACCAGCATGAAATGGAATGGGGTCATTG CTCGTGGGACTCTGTTTCGAGTTAGAGAGGAGTACAGAAATGAGTTCAACAAATTTCTGAAGAAACAGGGAGGAG GATTCCAAGTAGGTCAGTTCATCCAAGTCGTGGAGAGGGCCAACGAGATCTTGAATCAACACATGAGGAACACGG AATTGTGCTTCAACCAATGTG GGATACTGAGACGAAGAGTTATGGACTGTGTCAAGTGTCGGTGGATTGTCCATGAGTGTCCATCTCCAACTGGAAGTGTGGATTGTGGTG TGACCCAGCTGAAGGCAATGGATGGGGAGTTTGCTAAAATTGATTGCAACCAGCCGTGGCACAACTTTGTGTTTGGGAGCCTTGTGTACGACTTCAGCTTTGCCCCTGGC ACCACACGTGACTTCACACCAATGAGAAGGCAGTCGAAGCCATCTGTGGTTTTAAACATGATCAGTGTGAGGAACCAGGGAACGTACCGCTGCTCGCTCCAGAATGAAAACCAAACCATCTATGAGGTGGAGATCTACTTGGCAG TGACCCCTCGGCCACCCTCACGAAAACTCATCCCCGTTCCTCCTGAAGTTCTGGAGCCAAAAACTGACTTTTTCCTGCTCCAAGTCAATGTGATGTACTGCATTGTCATTTCCTTCTCTTCAGCGATGAACATCTATATCATGAAATCTCTCTG GGTTGTTATATTCgagaggaggaaaagaaatCGCTGGTTGTGA